A genomic stretch from Schistosoma haematobium chromosome 2, whole genome shotgun sequence includes:
- the BUB3_2 gene encoding mitotic spindle checkpoint protein Bub3 (EggNog:ENOG41KOG1036~COG:S), with protein MPAEKITHCGSDRKIEEHSLQAGMEHTDAVNKDNSTTMTFHSNTDVNPGNYVTDFDNRVECSFCCGENAESESGQRSCQHWTQVRPSNTRQAQKKKLRGLQNGHHDPSRYTNSRNTKENTDIQRPIINGNSIDGQSMRNPSDTNTSNSAASRFKYDRSLHSSNKNAPTSNTEQTKPVASNSSSPAPSVSSDLPNGHDFSDSRTFPRYAHKSSRSFRSSTQANESDDLNSQRSNASPVTVGGANTRTRASVSRYNVNMSPQSGAIPNAYQNGPFDQWRRPNNNGSLRRSHQQHFVPRNTSQFHRYNGPAAHPGRPHQNNFSRNRISGSGMGDSPPVQANDSPNPVLNEDNPQPDSVREDLKKPQTSWATVAVGVQCEQKLYTPKDNSRNQLVSFLLEQWRRFDRKST; from the coding sequence GTATGGAACATACAGATGCAGTTAACAAAGACAACAGTACTACTATGACTTTCCATTCAAATACTGATGTCAATCCTGGGAATTATGTTACTGATTTTGATAATAGAGTTGAATGTTCATTTTGCTGTGGGGAAAATGCAGAGTCCGAATCTGGTCAGCGGTCTTGTCAACATTGGACTCAGGTGCGTCCATCTAACACAAGGCAAGCACAAAAAAAGAAACTCAGAGGACTTCAAAACGGCCATCATGATCCTTCTCGTTATACCAATAGTCgaaatacaaaagaaaatacAGACATACAACGTCCCATCATTAACGGTAATTCAATTGATGGACAAAGTATGCGTAATCCAAGTGATACTAATACTTCAAATTCAGCGGCTTCACGCTTTAAATATGATAGATCTTTGCATTCAAGCAACAAAAATGCACCAACATCTAACACAGAACAAACTAAACCTGTAGCATCTAATTCATCTTCTCCAGCTCCATCTGTTTCTTCGGATCTCCCAAATGGACATGACTTTAGTGATAGTAGGACATTCCCTCGATATGCACATAAATCGTCACGTTCATTTAGATCATCTACTCAAGCCAACGAGTCAGACGATCTCAACAGTCAGCGTTCAAACGCTTCACCCGTTACTGTTGGTGGAGCTAACACGAGAACCCGGGCTTCAGTGAGTCGGTATAATGTAAATATGTCACCCCAGTCTGGGGCAATCCCTAATGCATATCAAAATGGTCCTTTTGATCAGTGGCGACGTCCTAATAATAATGGCAGTTTGCGAAGATCACATCAACAGCATTTCGTACCTCGTAATACCAGTCAGTTTCACCGTTATAATGGACCGGCAGCTCACCCTGGTCGACCTCATCAGAACAATTTCTCACGGAATCGCATTTCAGGCTCTGGAATGGGAGATTCACCTCCCGTACAAGCAAACGACTCACCTAATCCTGTTCTTAATGAAGATAATCCACAACCTGATTCAGTCCGAGAAGATCTAAAAAAACCACAGACATCTTGGGCAACTGTTGCAGTGGGTGTCCAATGTGAACAGAAACTCTATACACCTAAAGATAATTCACGAAACCAACTAGTTAGTTTCCTCCTGGAACAGTGGCGCCGTTTCGACCGAAAATCGACCTAA